One window from the genome of Candidatus Hydrogenedentota bacterium encodes:
- a CDS encoding YkgJ family cysteine cluster protein gives MSRESVRFRCHHCGHCCTEVVCLPTPWDVLRIVRETGANPYLFLEFLGPDDISEVEPDDPTWLEVSRRRRIMALRRDEQACYFLDRATRFCTIYEHRPLLCRLYPFAHEESESGEYLGFSLHEDVGCPRHRDGRVPVAPLRAMFLEDQEHQEEYARLVKAFNNDPRPGKRPQDFLAMFFETDTPTRKRLMREAKAALPEFNIGTPDQVKRS, from the coding sequence ATGAGCAGGGAGTCTGTGCGGTTTCGATGTCATCATTGCGGCCATTGCTGCACGGAAGTGGTGTGTCTGCCCACGCCGTGGGACGTTCTGCGCATCGTACGGGAGACCGGGGCGAACCCCTACCTTTTCCTCGAGTTCCTGGGACCGGACGACATCTCGGAAGTCGAGCCGGACGACCCGACCTGGCTCGAGGTGAGCCGCCGCAGGCGCATCATGGCGCTGCGGCGCGATGAGCAAGCGTGCTATTTCCTGGACAGGGCAACGCGCTTCTGCACCATCTACGAACACCGGCCACTGCTGTGCAGGCTGTATCCTTTCGCGCACGAGGAAAGCGAATCGGGCGAATACCTGGGGTTCTCGCTCCACGAAGACGTCGGCTGTCCGCGGCACCGCGACGGGCGCGTGCCGGTCGCGCCGCTGCGCGCGATGTTTCTCGAAGACCAGGAGCATCAGGAGGAATATGCCAGGCTGGTGAAAGCCTTCAACAACGACCCGCGTCCCGGCAAGCGGCCGCAGGATTTCTTAGCGATGTTCTTCGAGACCGACACGCCCACGCGGAAGCGTCTTATGCGGGAGGCCAAGGCGGCCCTTCCTGAGTTCAACATTGGGACACCCGATCAAGTGAAAAGGTCGTAG